The DNA sequence TAGCGATTATGTGAAGCGCCAGCCGCAGACGTTGAGCACCTTCGACATCGCGCCGCCCGCGCCGCCGGCCGAGGAGGTGAGCGAGGAGCCGCCGCCAGACATCGTCCCGCCGCAGGCGCAGCCGATCGAGCAGCCCCAGCCAGAGGCGCCCAAGATCCAGATGCCGACGCCCGTCACCATCCCCACGCCGCCGCCGCCGCGTCCGACCCCGCCGGTCGAGCGCACGACGCCGCAGGAGGTGAAGCCGGCCCCCGCGCCGCCGCCGCCGCCCGGCAATGCCAAGCCGACTTGGGAGGGGCAGGTGCTTGCCGCGCTCAACAAGGTGCGCCGCTATCCGCGTGAGGCGCTGTTCCGCAAGCAGCAGGGCGTGCCCTTTATCCGCTTCGTCATGGACCGGGAAGGCAAGGTGCTGAGCGCCCGGCTGGAGCGATCATCGGGCGTGCCTTCGCTTGATGCCGAGGCGGTCGGCCTGCCCAAGCGGGCGCAACCGCTGCCCAAGCCGCCGGAATCGGTGGTGGGCGACACCATCGAACTGATTGTGCCGGTCGAGTTCTTCCTGCGATAGGCCTTTCGGGGGGAGTTGTTTGCTCCGTCATCGACCGCGATAAAGAGCGTTATCATCACAGCGCGAAAGATCATCGGGCGTTTTCCGATCTCGCCTGTGAAGCGGCAGCTCTCCCGGAGCGTGCTGATCCGCTTCGCAAGTCACCAGATGGCAAACGTCGGCGGTTCCTTTGATGGT is a window from the Sphingobium sp. V4 genome containing:
- a CDS encoding TonB family protein — protein: MLRAASRVRFNDLPEEAIVPPPPAPSVPADGGYRAGSNGTGRSIGLSLTIAVHVIAAGLLLVKWHSDYVKRQPQTLSTFDIAPPAPPAEEVSEEPPPDIVPPQAQPIEQPQPEAPKIQMPTPVTIPTPPPPRPTPPVERTTPQEVKPAPAPPPPPGNAKPTWEGQVLAALNKVRRYPREALFRKQQGVPFIRFVMDREGKVLSARLERSSGVPSLDAEAVGLPKRAQPLPKPPESVVGDTIELIVPVEFFLR